The Juglans regia cultivar Chandler chromosome 2, Walnut 2.0, whole genome shotgun sequence genome includes a window with the following:
- the LOC108999209 gene encoding transcription factor MYB1R1 translates to MSRECVGDSGGAGEIMLFGVRVVVDAMRKSVSMNNLSQYEQPQEEGSKVQNTVSVNNNNTREDVAAAASGYASADDAVPNSRASRDRERKRGVPWTEEEHKLFLLGLQKVGKGDWRGISRNFVKTRTPTQVASHAQKYFLRRSNLNRRRRRTSLFDITTDTVTATPMEAQGHHQDTASHSHPSFPPPAPTESCNFSGFPMMGAFPMTVGPAVVPIENPMENPTLRRVNVEINAASSLKLVRPIPIHTAPHASTITELSSNSKSAVDPSRLTLKLSLPSDQRESPSRHSAFQAMPSFNNGDSIITVA, encoded by the exons ATGTCTCGTGAGTGCGTCGGAGACTCGGGTGGTGCCGGAGAGATCATGCTTTTTGGTGTGCGTGTGGTGGTGGACGCGATGAGGAAGAGCGTGAGTATGAACAACCTATCCCAGTACGAGCAACCTCAGGAGGAGGGCTCCAAGGTTCAGAACACTGTCAGCGTCAATAACAATAATACCAGAGAAGATGTGGCCGCAGCAGCATCCGGTTACGCCTCCGCTGACGATGCCGTTCCTAATTCTCGCGCCAGCCGTGATCGCGAGCGCAAGCGAG GGGTTCCGTGGACGGAGGAGGAGCACAAGCTATTCCTGCTGGGTTTGCAGAAAGTAGGGAAAGGAGATTGGAGAGGAATATCGAGAAACTTCGTGAAGACACGCACGCCGACGCAGGTCGCGAGCCATGCTCAGAAATACTTTCTTCGCCGCAGCAACCTCAACCGTCGCCGCCGTAGAACTAGCCTCTTTGACATCACCACCGATACG GTCACGGCAACTCCTATGGAAGCACAAGGGCATCATCAAGACACTGCCTCACATTCTCACCCATCGTTTCCTCCTCCAGCACCAACTGAAAGTTGCAATTTTAGTGGGTTTCCAATGATGGGTGCTTTTCCGATGACTGTTGGTCCGGCAGTGGTCCCAATTGAGAACCCAATGGAAAACCCAACCCTAAGACGGGTAAATGTGGAGATTAATGCAGCCTCTTCATTGAAGCTTGTCCGCCCAATCCCTATCCACACAGCACCTCATGCTTCAACTATAACTGAACTTAGTTCGAATTCAAAGTCAGCTGTTGATCCATCACGGCTGACGCTCAAGCTGTCTTTGCCATCTGATCAGAGGGAGTCGCCGTCAAGGCATTCGGCTTTCCAGGCAATGCCAAGCTTCAACAATGGTGATAGCATTATCACCGTTGCTTGA
- the LOC108999208 gene encoding serine/threonine-protein kinase AtPK2/AtPK19-like — protein MISNSQKKKKRLQTLLASNLCSKLTISIPSSSSTKESESDFDFSEVFGPSSPHQNPIPSLSPTSTSSSGDPPVIHNRSHSFVGPSPRFTLSRSLPFHAESASESESEPETEIEISNADKSERVGKIGPGDFDILRVVGQGAFGKVFQVVRKRVRVDTPNDCEGGGDRDTNTDDDGIYAMKVMRKDTIIKKNHVDYMKAERDILTKVVHPFIVQLRYSFQTKSKLYLILDFINGGHLFFHLYRQGIFSEDQARVYTAEIVSAVSHLHKCGIVHRDLKPENILMDADGHVMLTDFGLAKEIDESSRSNSMCGTTEYMAPEILLSKGHNKDADWWSVGILLYEMLTGQPPYTHANRKKLQEKIIKEKVKLPPYLTSEAHSLLKGLLQKEPLRRLGSGPNGGDEIKSHKWFQSINWKKLEARELQPKFKPDVIGKNCTANFDRCWTAMPPTDSPASTPTAGEHFQGYTYVAPNPWLSSGQT, from the exons ATGATCTCCAATtctcagaagaagaagaaaaggcttCAGACTCTGTTAGCCAGCAATCTCTGTAGCAAGCTCACCATCTCCATCCCATCGTCCTCTTCCACCAAAGAGTCCGAGTCCGACTTCGACTTCTCTGAAGTTTTTGGCCCCTCCAGCCCACACCAAAACCCAATTCCCTCTTTATCACCGACGTCCACCTCATCCTCCGGGGACCCACCGGTCATCCACAACAGGTCCCACTCCTTTGTGGGCCCCTCCCCTCGCTTCACCCTCTCCCGTTCTCTCCCCTTCCATGCCGAGTCCGCCTCCGAATCTGAATCCGAGCCCGAGACAGAGATCGAAATTTCCAATGCTGATAAGAGCGAGAGAGTCGGGAAAATTGGGCCCggtgattttgacattttgagaGTTGTGGGGCAGGGTGCGTTTGGAAAAGTGTTCCAGGTAGTCAGGAAGAGAGTGAGAGTGGATACTCCTAATGATTGTGAAGGTGGAGGAGATCGTGATACTAATACCGATGACGATGGGATTTACGCCATGAAAGTGATGAGGAAGGATACCATTATAAAGAAGAACCATGTCGATTACATGAAGGCCGAGAGGGACATTCTCACTAAAGTTGTGCACCCATTTATTGTTCAGCTCCGCTACTCCTTCCAG ACAAAGAGTAAGCTTTACTTGATTCTGGATTTTATAAATGGAGGGCACCTTTTCTTTCATCTGTACCGGCAGGGGATCTTCAG TGAGGATCAAGCAAGGGTTTATACTGCTGAGATAGTATCTGCCGTTTCACATCTTCACAAGTGCGGTATCGTGCATCGGGATCTCAAACCCGAAAATATTCTCATGGACGCAGATGGGCAT GTTATGCTGACTGATTTTGGACTGGCAAAGGAAATTGATGAATCGAGCAGATCAAATTCAATGTGTGGGACCACAGAATACATGGCTCCTGAGATTTTACTGTCTAAAGGCCACAATAAAGATGCTGATTGGTGGAGTGTGGGGATACTCTTGTATGAGATGCTAACTGGGCAG CCACCATATACACATGCAAATAGAAAGAAACTTCAGGAGAAAATCATCAAAGAGAAGGTAAAACTTCCGCCTTACCTCACCAGCGAGGCTCACTCTTTGCTCAAAGGA TTACTGCAGAAGGAACCATTGAGAAGATTAGGCAGCGGGCCTAACGGAGGGGATGAGATTAAAAGTCATAAATGGTTTCAATCAATCAACTGGAAGAAATTGGAGGCCAGAGAGCTGCAGCCCAAGTTTAAGCCTGATGTGATTGGGAAAAACTGTACAGCCAATTTTGACAGGTGCTGGACAGCAATGCCTCCAACTGACTCACCTGCTTCAACACCAACTGCAGGCGAACATTTCCAAGGGTATACTTATGTGGCTCCTAACCCTTGGCTTTCGTCTGGACAAACTTAA